Proteins encoded within one genomic window of Christensenellaceae bacterium:
- a CDS encoding class I SAM-dependent methyltransferase, with translation MIRLDKRLNRVYEVVLSVDPKMVVDIGCDHGKLGAKCAGKGIKTILTDISIKSLGKAERLFESLKLDGTFMCTDGLEGIDFTDALVVIAGMGGEEIIKILSSSHPKQLVLCPHHNVIELREFLVEGAYRIVTDIMVLERGIFYSIIFAEFGQDKLSDKELIFGRDNLKRDNPDFEKFVLREYEKFEKIVKNTKISDTKVLKYVTMLEELIKGWSQ, from the coding sequence GTGATTAGGCTTGATAAACGCTTGAACCGTGTCTATGAGGTGGTTTTGAGTGTTGACCCCAAAATGGTGGTTGACATAGGGTGTGACCATGGCAAGCTGGGGGCAAAATGCGCAGGAAAAGGCATCAAGACAATTCTCACAGATATCAGCATCAAAAGCTTGGGTAAAGCCGAAAGACTGTTTGAAAGCCTTAAGTTAGACGGCACATTTATGTGCACCGACGGGCTTGAGGGCATAGACTTTACTGATGCTTTGGTGGTGATTGCCGGCATGGGAGGCGAGGAAATAATTAAAATTTTGTCTTCAAGTCACCCAAAGCAGTTGGTTTTGTGTCCGCATCACAATGTGATAGAGCTGCGCGAATTTTTGGTTGAAGGCGCCTACAGAATAGTGACTGACATCATGGTGTTGGAGCGCGGAATCTTTTACAGCATAATATTTGCGGAGTTTGGGCAGGATAAGCTGTCTGATAAAGAGCTTATTTTTGGGCGGGATAACCTAAAAAGAGATAATCCTGATTTTGAAAAATTTGTGCTGAGAGAATATGAAAAATTTGAAAAAATTGTTAAAAACACAAAAATTAGCGACACAAAAGTTCTTAAATATGTTACAATGTTAGAAGAGCTGATTAAAGGATGGTCACAGTAA
- the rpoD gene encoding RNA polymerase sigma factor RpoD codes for MYNEKFANEVSKLIENNKGKECINEEDVILKLLKYDATADETKKVLEFLQTQGFKINYQQEDTHSMEDLSSIISTASVDDPVKMYLKDIGKVPLLSGEEEVELAKRMAKGDDYAKAKLSEANLRLVVSIAKRYVGRTSMQFLDLIQEGNMGLLKAVEKFDYTKGFRFSTYATWWIRQSITRAIADQARTIRIPVHMVETINKLIRVSRQLLQVLGRDPTAGEIAEKMGITEDRVCEIQKIAQDPVSLENPVGEEEDSKIGDFVEDESVKSPVESAAQLILKEQLLAAIDTLTPREQKVIRLRYGLDDSHPRTLEEVGKEFNVTRERIRQIEAKALRKLRHPNRCKKLKGFCD; via the coding sequence ATGTATAACGAAAAATTTGCAAATGAAGTCAGCAAACTGATTGAAAACAATAAAGGAAAAGAGTGCATTAATGAAGAGGATGTAATTTTAAAGCTCCTCAAATATGACGCCACGGCGGATGAGACTAAAAAGGTGCTGGAGTTTTTGCAGACTCAGGGGTTTAAGATAAACTATCAGCAGGAAGATACTCATTCGATGGAGGATCTTAGCAGTATTATAAGCACTGCCAGCGTTGATGACCCCGTCAAAATGTATTTAAAGGATATAGGCAAGGTGCCGCTTTTGTCGGGCGAAGAAGAAGTTGAACTGGCTAAGCGTATGGCCAAGGGGGATGATTATGCCAAGGCCAAGCTTTCGGAAGCCAACCTTCGTCTGGTTGTGAGCATAGCTAAACGTTATGTAGGCAGGACAAGCATGCAGTTTTTGGACCTTATTCAGGAAGGGAATATGGGTCTTTTGAAAGCTGTTGAAAAATTTGACTATACCAAAGGGTTTAGGTTCAGCACCTACGCCACATGGTGGATAAGGCAGTCAATAACCCGTGCTATTGCCGATCAGGCGCGAACAATAAGAATACCTGTGCATATGGTGGAAACAATAAATAAACTGATAAGGGTGAGCCGTCAGCTTTTGCAGGTTTTGGGAAGAGATCCAACCGCCGGTGAAATTGCCGAAAAGATGGGTATAACCGAGGACCGCGTGTGTGAAATTCAAAAAATTGCTCAGGACCCTGTTTCTCTTGAAAACCCTGTTGGTGAAGAAGAGGACAGCAAGATAGGTGACTTTGTTGAGGACGAAAGCGTAAAGTCTCCTGTTGAATCAGCCGCTCAGTTGATATTAAAGGAACAGCTGCTGGCAGCCATAGACACACTTACTCCGCGTGAGCAAAAGGTAATAAGACTTAGATACGGCCTTGATGATTCACATCCGCGTACCCTTGAAGAGGTGGGAAAGGAGTTTAATGTAACAAGGGAACGTATCAGACAGATTGAGGCAAAAGCTTTAAGAAAGCTGAGGCACCCCAACCGCTGCAAGAAGCTAAAGGGTTTTTGTGATTAG
- the dnaG gene encoding DNA primase gives MDKGYPAAFMEQLKSKNDVVSVISKYVSLDKKGKTYWACCPFHYEKAPSFAVNETEQYYHCFGCGESGDVIKFVQKMDSLSFVEAVEKLAHNVGLEVPSFKGDNSQIKLAKDKEKLYHACNLAMEHYKNNLKLPTAHLAQEYIKNRGISPDTCEKFSLGFSNGWTSIIDFMKQKGIDMDTMKNAGLIEIKEGSKAYDVMANRLMFPIINAYGDCIGFTARVLEKDSQYAKYRNSAQTLIFDKSRAIYNIYNIKKIKKERNIDEVMICEGTTDVIAMVKNGFENTVACLGTATTQYHAKEIKRFVPRVILCLDGDEAGQKATFRAIDIFMEEGLEVKAVMLPENLDPDEFIKKYGCEEMAKLINKACDGIEYKIRRIAVLNNISDNLGKTKFLKEAKPIIDGIEGAGAKEIYIKLLSSLTGIATDVLRRDFDRVGVEVKPETSEAAESFREQGDQKAVKYVLASFLHKKDYANLDREYKINFSNPVFQKLYDYILDCIKDNKSYTISSIFDLFDVDENDDIKSLIDYNFEEVANPELYFKQSLNKMYRNSLQEHIDSLTIKFKQEKDIEERRKIAAELSLITKELKNIKIV, from the coding sequence TTGGACAAAGGATATCCGGCTGCTTTTATGGAGCAGCTGAAGAGTAAGAATGATGTTGTTTCTGTTATATCTAAATATGTAAGCCTTGACAAAAAAGGCAAAACCTATTGGGCATGCTGTCCGTTTCATTATGAGAAGGCGCCCTCTTTTGCCGTTAATGAAACCGAACAGTATTATCATTGTTTTGGTTGCGGAGAAAGCGGGGACGTAATAAAGTTTGTTCAGAAGATGGACTCTCTTTCGTTTGTTGAAGCAGTTGAAAAGCTGGCGCACAATGTGGGGCTTGAGGTTCCGAGTTTTAAGGGCGACAACAGTCAGATAAAGCTTGCTAAAGACAAAGAAAAGCTATATCACGCCTGCAACCTCGCCATGGAGCATTATAAAAACAATCTCAAGCTGCCAACTGCACATTTGGCTCAAGAATACATAAAAAACAGGGGTATTTCACCGGATACGTGCGAGAAATTTAGTTTAGGTTTCAGTAATGGATGGACAAGCATCATTGATTTTATGAAGCAAAAAGGCATAGATATGGACACCATGAAAAACGCAGGGCTGATTGAAATTAAGGAAGGCAGCAAGGCTTATGATGTTATGGCAAACAGGTTAATGTTTCCTATAATCAATGCTTATGGCGACTGTATCGGCTTTACGGCGCGTGTGCTTGAAAAGGACAGTCAATACGCCAAATATCGAAACAGCGCACAAACGCTCATCTTTGACAAGAGCCGGGCAATTTATAATATTTATAACATAAAGAAAATCAAAAAAGAGCGCAATATTGATGAGGTTATGATTTGTGAGGGTACTACTGACGTCATTGCTATGGTGAAAAATGGCTTTGAAAATACCGTAGCTTGTTTGGGTACTGCGACCACGCAATATCACGCAAAAGAAATAAAAAGGTTTGTGCCGCGGGTAATTTTGTGTTTGGACGGTGATGAGGCAGGGCAGAAGGCAACCTTTAGGGCAATAGATATTTTTATGGAAGAAGGCCTTGAAGTAAAGGCGGTTATGCTACCCGAAAACCTTGACCCTGATGAATTTATAAAAAAATATGGCTGTGAAGAAATGGCAAAATTGATTAACAAGGCTTGTGACGGGATTGAGTATAAGATAAGACGAATTGCCGTTTTAAATAATATAAGCGACAATCTTGGCAAGACAAAGTTTTTAAAAGAAGCAAAGCCTATAATAGACGGCATTGAAGGAGCTGGAGCCAAAGAGATTTATATAAAACTTTTAAGTTCTCTTACCGGCATTGCAACAGACGTACTGAGGCGTGATTTTGACAGGGTTGGCGTAGAAGTTAAGCCTGAGACTTCAGAAGCAGCTGAAAGTTTTAGAGAGCAGGGCGATCAAAAGGCTGTCAAGTATGTTCTTGCAAGCTTTCTTCACAAAAAAGATTATGCCAACCTTGACCGTGAATATAAAATAAATTTCAGCAATCCTGTTTTTCAAAAGCTTTATGATTATATTTTAGATTGCATTAAGGATAATAAATCTTATACTATAAGCAGTATCTTCGACCTTTTTGATGTGGATGAAAACGATGATATAAAATCGCTTATTGATTATAATTTTGAAGAAGTAGCAAACCCGGAATTATATTTTAAGCAAAGTTTGAACAAAATGTACAGGAACTCGCTTCAAGAACATATTGACAGTCTTACAATCAAATTTAAGCAGGAAAAAGATATTGAAGAGCGCCGAAAGATTGCGGCGGAACTGAGTTTAATTACAAAAGAACTTAAAAACATAAAAATTGTTTAA
- the ppdK gene encoding pyruvate, phosphate dikinase → MKKFVYLFSEGSADKKSLLGGKGANLCEMKLLGLPVPDGFIVSTEACADFYKFGQKVREQTQEQIFKALAVIEKTMGKKFGEGELPLLVSVRSGSRASMPGMMDTVLNLGMCDGSCESLAKINPRFAYDSYRRFIQMFANVVMGLDRSKFEKIIDEIKAKNNIIYDSELNADDLKDILTKYKALYKTMAKEEFPQNPREQLMRAVSAVFKSWQNPRAVVYRRLHDIPSSWGTAVSIQAMVFGNIDQTCGTGVAFSRNPSSGENKLYGEYLLNAQGEDVVAGIRTPNPIEVLKEQSPKLFEELMSYARLLETRYKDMQDMEFTIERGKLYMLQTRNGKRTGAAALKIAVDMVEEGLKTEKEALLGIDPKQLDSVLHPQFEKKALSKYTPIASGLPASPGAACGKICFDVEKCKQMKAQKIKSILVRLETSPEDIEGMNASEGILTVRGGMTSHAAVVARGMGRACVVGCSDLRLDEENKQFEAGGKVYREGDDISIDGSTGHVYGAALPTVEAEVSGDFAIVLGWANKYRKLKVRANADTKADAETALRFGAEGIGLTRTEHMFFKKERIMAIREMIVSSTEQQRKAALDKILPYQREDFEQIFRVMNGKPVTIRLIDPPLHEFVPHEDMEIKELAKEMKLTYKSLKQTVQSLHEFNPMMGHRGCRLIVTFPEIAVMQTQAIIEAAVAAFKAGIAVHPEIMVPLVMERKEFRFVHDIIKKTADEVLGRNNVNIEYTVGTMIEVPRAALLADEIAKEAEFFSFGTNDLTQMTFGFSRDDIGKFIGDYYSNNILDFDPFAKIDFEGVGQLMTRACERGKKVRPNIELGICGEHGGDPASIKFCHTIGLHYVSCSPFRVPVAILAAAQAALSVK, encoded by the coding sequence ATGAAAAAATTTGTTTATTTATTTAGTGAAGGGAGTGCTGACAAAAAGAGCTTGCTTGGCGGCAAGGGTGCTAATTTGTGTGAAATGAAATTACTCGGGCTTCCTGTGCCCGACGGATTTATTGTTTCAACCGAGGCTTGTGCTGACTTTTATAAGTTTGGGCAAAAGGTAAGGGAACAAACCCAGGAGCAGATTTTTAAGGCTCTTGCCGTGATTGAAAAGACTATGGGCAAAAAGTTTGGTGAGGGTGAGCTTCCGCTTTTGGTGTCGGTGCGCTCGGGCTCAAGGGCTTCGATGCCCGGCATGATGGACACGGTTTTGAACCTCGGTATGTGTGATGGCAGCTGTGAAAGTCTTGCCAAAATTAACCCCAGATTTGCTTATGACAGCTATAGGCGTTTTATTCAAATGTTTGCAAATGTTGTTATGGGTCTTGACAGAAGTAAGTTTGAAAAGATTATAGATGAAATTAAGGCCAAAAATAATATCATATATGACAGTGAACTGAATGCGGATGACTTAAAGGATATTTTGACCAAATATAAGGCGCTTTATAAAACCATGGCAAAGGAAGAGTTTCCTCAAAACCCCAGAGAGCAGCTGATGCGTGCGGTTTCGGCTGTGTTTAAAAGTTGGCAAAACCCCAGAGCAGTTGTTTATAGAAGACTGCATGATATTCCGTCGTCGTGGGGGACGGCCGTGAGTATTCAGGCTATGGTGTTTGGAAATATTGACCAGACCTGCGGCACGGGCGTAGCGTTCAGCCGAAACCCCAGCAGCGGTGAAAACAAACTGTATGGTGAATATCTTTTAAATGCTCAGGGTGAGGACGTTGTGGCGGGTATACGAACACCTAATCCTATCGAGGTTTTGAAAGAGCAATCTCCAAAGCTTTTTGAGGAGCTTATGTCTTATGCCAGGCTGCTTGAAACCAGATATAAAGACATGCAGGATATGGAGTTTACTATTGAGCGTGGTAAGTTGTATATGCTGCAGACACGAAACGGCAAACGTACGGGTGCTGCTGCGCTTAAAATTGCTGTGGATATGGTTGAGGAAGGTCTTAAAACCGAAAAAGAGGCACTTCTTGGCATTGACCCCAAGCAGCTTGACAGTGTTTTGCATCCGCAGTTTGAAAAGAAAGCGCTTTCAAAATACACTCCTATTGCTTCCGGACTTCCGGCATCGCCAGGAGCAGCCTGCGGCAAAATTTGTTTTGACGTTGAAAAATGTAAGCAGATGAAGGCTCAAAAAATCAAGAGTATTTTGGTGCGCCTTGAAACCTCGCCTGAGGACATTGAGGGTATGAATGCCTCCGAAGGGATTTTGACAGTAAGAGGCGGCATGACCTCGCACGCGGCGGTTGTTGCGAGAGGTATGGGCAGAGCGTGTGTTGTGGGATGCTCGGACCTCAGGCTTGATGAAGAAAACAAGCAGTTTGAAGCAGGTGGAAAGGTTTATCGTGAGGGCGACGACATTTCGATTGACGGCAGCACAGGGCATGTTTATGGTGCAGCGCTTCCGACGGTTGAGGCTGAGGTTAGCGGTGACTTTGCAATTGTTTTGGGCTGGGCAAACAAGTATCGCAAGCTTAAGGTGAGGGCAAATGCCGACACGAAAGCAGATGCTGAGACAGCTCTCAGGTTTGGAGCAGAGGGCATAGGGCTCACCAGAACCGAGCATATGTTCTTTAAGAAAGAGCGTATCATGGCTATACGTGAGATGATTGTGAGTTCTACTGAGCAGCAGCGTAAGGCAGCTTTAGATAAGATACTTCCATATCAGCGGGAGGATTTTGAGCAGATTTTTAGAGTGATGAACGGCAAGCCCGTAACAATCAGGCTTATTGACCCTCCGCTTCATGAATTTGTGCCGCATGAAGACATGGAAATTAAGGAATTAGCCAAAGAAATGAAGCTGACTTATAAGTCGCTTAAACAGACTGTGCAGTCGCTGCATGAATTTAACCCCATGATGGGTCACAGAGGCTGCAGACTTATTGTAACCTTTCCCGAAATTGCGGTTATGCAGACTCAGGCGATAATCGAGGCGGCAGTCGCTGCTTTTAAAGCAGGAATAGCTGTGCATCCCGAAATTATGGTGCCGCTTGTTATGGAGCGAAAAGAATTCAGGTTTGTGCACGATATAATAAAGAAAACCGCTGATGAAGTTCTCGGCAGAAACAACGTTAATATAGAATACACCGTAGGCACCATGATAGAGGTGCCTAGAGCGGCCCTGCTTGCCGATGAAATTGCAAAAGAGGCTGAGTTCTTCTCATTCGGCACAAATGACCTTACACAGATGACATTCGGTTTCAGTCGAGATGATATAGGCAAGTTTATCGGGGATTATTATTCAAACAACATTCTTGACTTTGACCCATTTGCAAAGATTGACTTTGAAGGCGTGGGCCAACTGATGACAAGGGCCTGTGAGCGCGGCAAAAAAGTAAGACCTAATATTGAGCTCGGGATTTGCGGCGAGCACGGCGGAGACCCTGCCAGCATAAAATTCTGTCATACAATAGGGCTTCATTATGTTTCATGTTCACCCTTCCGCGTGCCTGTGGCAATTTTGGCAGCAGCACAAGCCGCGCTTAGCGTAAAATAA
- a CDS encoding GNAT family N-acetyltransferase: MTTEKITELCMQRGYISNEELLKDSSKDVTRCYITHNAKLSRNLLILHTITPKEKYPFSKQPCFRQECTIEIVEPSQLYPSTINPQDMGHLNYEMNFENRRAYVLDLSVDPQFQRNGLGSQMFKIMENHLVDQRVMDLNLFRDADTNCLIDKELENFYRGLGMEIDEPFLHPYNMYKDLKPEDGVPLEELGLTKIHRSREF, translated from the coding sequence ATGACAACAGAAAAAATTACAGAATTGTGTATGCAGCGCGGATATATTTCTAATGAAGAATTACTTAAAGATTCTTCTAAAGATGTAACAAGGTGTTATATCACACATAATGCCAAATTGTCTAGAAATCTCCTTATCCTGCACACCATCACGCCCAAAGAGAAATACCCGTTTTCAAAACAGCCATGTTTTCGGCAAGAATGCACTATAGAGATTGTTGAACCTTCGCAATTATATCCATCAACAATTAACCCACAAGATATGGGCCATTTAAACTATGAAATGAATTTCGAAAATCGCAGAGCATATGTCCTAGATTTATCTGTCGACCCTCAATTCCAAAGGAACGGGCTTGGCAGTCAAATGTTTAAAATTATGGAAAACCACCTGGTAGACCAAAGAGTCATGGACCTCAATTTGTTTAGGGATGCCGATACAAATTGTTTAATTGACAAAGAATTAGAAAATTTTTATAGAGGCCTTGGAATGGAGATTGATGAACCGTTTCTTCATCCTTACAATATGTATAAAGACCTAAAACCCGAAGATGGGGTACCTCTAGAAGAATTGGGACTTACAAAGATACACCGGTCCCGCGAATTTTGA
- the recO gene encoding DNA repair protein RecO — translation MKETTFRGIVISSRDYKENDKLLSILTAEQGLLTAVARSVKLQKSKLKPYAQSFCFADFEVASKGGMYVLTGANPIDSFFDLTLDMDKLTGGFEVLEVARTLSREGAGSGLLFLTVLKALRVLCYEGLSPKLVLLKFLCDVMAMEGFRLNLLKCAACNQAFLNGAYLNPDDGEVVCTACKKPYFIPIPPAVQSSMRILGNTQFEALKTIKIKESILNDALGFMTSNFNHKFGVKLKQF, via the coding sequence TTGAAAGAAACAACTTTTAGAGGAATTGTAATTTCTAGCAGGGATTATAAGGAAAATGATAAATTATTGAGTATATTAACTGCTGAGCAGGGGCTCTTGACGGCTGTGGCAAGAAGTGTTAAACTTCAAAAAAGCAAGCTTAAGCCCTATGCTCAGTCTTTTTGTTTTGCCGATTTTGAGGTTGCGTCAAAGGGCGGAATGTATGTTTTGACCGGAGCCAACCCAATCGATAGTTTTTTTGACCTGACGCTTGATATGGATAAGCTTACGGGAGGGTTTGAGGTGCTTGAGGTAGCCAGAACTTTAAGCCGTGAAGGTGCTGGGTCGGGCCTGTTATTTTTAACTGTTTTAAAAGCACTCAGAGTTTTGTGTTATGAAGGCTTGTCGCCAAAGCTTGTGCTTTTGAAGTTTTTGTGTGACGTAATGGCTATGGAGGGGTTTAGGCTTAACCTTTTAAAATGCGCTGCTTGTAATCAGGCTTTTTTAAACGGAGCATACCTTAATCCTGATGATGGCGAAGTGGTTTGCACAGCCTGTAAAAAGCCTTATTTTATACCAATTCCGCCGGCAGTTCAGTCGAGTATGAGGATACTTGGCAACACACAATTTGAAGCACTTAAAACAATCAAAATAAAAGAAAGCATTTTAAACGACGCTCTTGGTTTTATGACATCCAACTTCAATCATAAGTTTGGCGTAAAACTTAAGCAGTTTTAG
- the era gene encoding GTPase Era, whose product MKIRSGFIAIVGKPNAGKSTLVNALVKEKVSIVSPKQQTTRNNVLGILNGTGHQLVFVDTPGSNTAKTKLDSFMQKGIKGAVAGVDVIILAVDGTKKWTDEDREMVDRYAKDAPLILAITKIDLVKKADLFIKLSELNNLEKVRDIIPVSSLKNQNLDKLIEQLLKYVPEIDEKDRYFDDDLYTDKSLRFIVGEIVREKSLYFLDKEIPHGIAVAIEKYEEGEKLTTIDAAIICEKDSHKGIIIGRHGSMLKKIGHASRVSIQKVVRSKVDLHLFVKVKEGWRNDPAFLAEIGYNEKEI is encoded by the coding sequence ATGAAGATTAGGAGTGGTTTTATTGCAATTGTGGGCAAGCCCAATGCGGGCAAAAGTACTTTAGTCAACGCCTTGGTTAAAGAAAAGGTGTCTATTGTTTCGCCTAAACAGCAAACCACCCGCAACAATGTTCTGGGGATTTTAAACGGCACAGGGCATCAGCTTGTTTTTGTAGATACTCCAGGCAGCAACACCGCCAAGACCAAGCTCGACAGTTTTATGCAAAAAGGAATAAAAGGAGCAGTTGCCGGCGTTGATGTAATTATCCTTGCCGTTGACGGCACTAAAAAATGGACAGATGAGGACCGTGAGATGGTTGACAGATACGCAAAAGATGCTCCTCTTATTTTGGCTATAACAAAAATAGACTTGGTTAAAAAAGCAGACTTGTTTATTAAACTCAGTGAGCTTAACAATCTTGAAAAGGTGAGAGATATTATACCTGTTTCGAGCTTAAAAAATCAGAATCTTGACAAGTTGATTGAGCAGCTGCTTAAATATGTTCCTGAAATTGACGAAAAAGACAGATACTTTGACGATGATTTATATACCGACAAATCCCTCAGATTTATTGTTGGTGAGATTGTCAGAGAAAAATCACTTTACTTTTTGGATAAAGAAATTCCGCATGGTATTGCAGTAGCAATTGAAAAGTATGAAGAGGGAGAGAAACTTACTACGATTGATGCTGCTATAATTTGCGAAAAGGACAGTCATAAGGGTATTATTATAGGCAGACACGGCAGTATGCTTAAAAAAATAGGGCACGCGAGCCGCGTAAGTATTCAGAAGGTTGTCAGAAGCAAGGTTGACCTTCACCTGTTTGTCAAAGTAAAAGAGGGCTGGAGAAACGATCCTGCATTTCTTGCCGAAATTGGCTATAACGAAAAAGAAATATGA
- the ybeY gene encoding rRNA maturation RNase YbeY, with protein MIITCNEPVTETEYKLWKGLFKIAIKYSGAKYKKISVDINFVDEAEIKKLNKKHRNKDEVTDVLSFPALKLVSGTRINKKEHLSDINQETKHLHLGDIAVCKTVVKKQAQENGHSEHRELCYLIVHGFLHLLGFDHIRPEEQLIMRGLEEEVLKKFRIKRESDED; from the coding sequence ATGATAATAACTTGTAATGAACCTGTAACAGAAACTGAATATAAGCTGTGGAAGGGGTTATTTAAGATTGCTATAAAATATTCGGGTGCAAAATATAAAAAAATAAGCGTAGACATTAATTTTGTGGATGAGGCTGAAATAAAAAAACTTAACAAAAAACACAGAAATAAAGATGAGGTTACTGATGTTTTGAGTTTTCCTGCGCTAAAGCTTGTGTCCGGCACCAGGATAAATAAAAAAGAGCATCTCAGTGACATAAATCAGGAGACAAAACATTTGCATCTGGGGGACATTGCCGTATGTAAAACGGTTGTAAAAAAACAGGCCCAAGAAAACGGACACAGCGAGCACAGAGAGCTTTGTTATTTGATTGTTCATGGATTTTTACACTTGCTTGGTTTTGACCACATAAGGCCTGAGGAACAGCTTATTATGCGGGGCCTTGAAGAAGAAGTATTAAAAAAATTCCGAATAAAGAGGGAGAGTGATGAAGATTAG
- a CDS encoding sporulation protein YqfD, with protein sequence MLDFILGYVRVEIKGLNLEKFIAQLMKQNITIKNLVRPEYNRILLSTPITDKHKLFAQSSQMCYTITVQKTSGLCGLGLFLKRKIGVSLGLVCVMLLLIVSNLFVFSVKVYGTQNVTSAQIIEFLDAQNIKKYSLKTDIDHNEVERLLISQFDLSMCSVIIWGGSLIVNIKEKINGV encoded by the coding sequence ATGCTTGACTTTATTTTGGGGTATGTGAGAGTAGAAATTAAAGGCCTTAATCTTGAAAAGTTTATAGCGCAGCTCATGAAGCAAAATATAACAATAAAAAATCTGGTGCGACCGGAGTATAACCGCATTTTGTTGAGCACACCCATAACTGATAAGCACAAACTGTTTGCCCAAAGTTCACAAATGTGTTATACTATAACCGTGCAGAAAACATCAGGGCTTTGCGGTTTAGGGTTATTTCTAAAACGCAAAATCGGCGTGAGCTTGGGGCTTGTTTGCGTTATGCTTTTGCTAATTGTTTCAAACCTGTTTGTGTTTTCTGTAAAAGTATATGGAACACAAAACGTAACTTCGGCACAAATCATAGAATTTCTTGATGCACAAAATATTAAGAAGTATAGTCTAAAAACTGATATAGACCACAACGAGGTTGAGCGGCTGCTTATCAGTCAGTTTGACCTGAGTATGTGTTCGGTGATAATTTGGGGCGGAAGTTTGATAGTTAACATAAAAGAAAAAATAAACGGAGTTTAA
- a CDS encoding YabP/YqfC family sporulation protein, translating into MKAFLEEITKLTGLDMSLLSDGYRIVNFNSKAMYVEGMQSILSFSQTQIMMKLKKGAIKIAGEKLVIKELMHGSALITGNILSSEVN; encoded by the coding sequence GTGAAAGCATTTTTAGAAGAGATAACTAAACTCACGGGGCTGGATATGAGCCTGCTAAGTGATGGCTATAGGATTGTTAACTTTAACTCTAAGGCTATGTATGTAGAAGGTATGCAAAGTATTTTATCGTTTAGTCAAACTCAGATTATGATGAAGCTTAAAAAGGGTGCCATCAAAATTGCGGGGGAGAAGCTTGTAATAAAAGAGCTTATGCATGGTTCAGCTCTTATAACAGGAAATATTCTGAGTTCGGAGGTAAATTGA
- the floA gene encoding flotillin-like protein FloA (flotillin-like protein involved in membrane lipid rafts) → MLAATAADLWWLWVIIGVLLIVFIVFIIMVPIKIWFRALVSGAHMSMLRLVGMKLRKVNVKMIVEAYITSKKAGLTLDVNELETHFMAGGDVNKVVNALIAAHSARIALSIDTAKAIDLAGRDVLEAVKMSVSPRVVESPPVSAVARNGIELVVRMRITLKSNIAKLVGGAGEETVIARIGEGIVTTVGSAENHEEVLQNPDLISKTVFAKGLDTGTAFEVLSLDVADIDVGRNIGAGLQIERAEADKRIAQAEAEKRRSMGVAAEQEMKAETQKMTALKVAAEAELPKAIAEAFKNGQLGLFDYYRMRNLEADTDMRKSLSSTDKKTTTTSGFPPRG, encoded by the coding sequence ATGCTGGCGGCAACTGCTGCGGACCTATGGTGGCTATGGGTGATAATAGGAGTACTGTTGATAGTATTCATTGTTTTCATCATAATGGTTCCAATCAAAATTTGGTTCAGAGCTCTGGTGTCAGGGGCACATATGTCCATGCTCAGGCTTGTGGGTATGAAGTTGCGAAAGGTTAATGTAAAGATGATTGTTGAAGCGTATATAACCTCAAAAAAGGCAGGTCTTACGCTTGACGTAAATGAGCTTGAAACACACTTTATGGCGGGCGGAGACGTGAACAAGGTTGTAAACGCCTTGATTGCGGCCCACAGCGCGCGAATTGCGCTTAGCATTGATACAGCCAAGGCTATTGACTTGGCCGGGCGTGATGTGCTTGAAGCTGTTAAGATGAGTGTAAGCCCAAGAGTTGTTGAATCGCCTCCTGTAAGTGCGGTTGCCCGAAACGGTATTGAGCTGGTTGTTAGGATGCGTATAACTCTTAAGAGTAACATTGCAAAGTTGGTTGGTGGTGCGGGAGAAGAAACTGTTATTGCCCGTATTGGTGAGGGTATTGTAACTACTGTGGGTAGTGCAGAGAACCATGAAGAGGTTTTGCAGAACCCCGACCTTATATCAAAAACCGTGTTTGCCAAGGGTCTTGACACAGGAACAGCCTTTGAAGTGCTGTCGCTTGACGTAGCTGACATTGACGTTGGCAGAAACATTGGTGCGGGGCTTCAGATTGAAAGAGCTGAGGCTGACAAGCGTATAGCGCAGGCCGAGGCTGAAAAACGAAGAAGTATGGGTGTGGCCGCCGAGCAAGAAATGAAGGCGGAAACTCAGAAAATGACAGCGCTGAAGGTTGCGGCTGAAGCTGAGCTTCCGAAGGCCATAGCAGAAGCATTTAAAAACGGACAGTTGGGACTTTTTGATTATTATCGTATGCGTAACCTTGAAGCTGACACCGACATGAGAAAGTCGCTTTCGAGCACCGATAAAAAGACGACTACAACAAGCGGGTTCCCACCCAGAGGTTAA